A single genomic interval of Methylobacterium bullatum harbors:
- the ndk gene encoding Nucleoside diphosphate kinase produces the protein MATERTFSILKPDATKRNLTGAVNAVIEKAGLRIVGQRRIQMTQAQAEKFYEIHKERPFFGELVSFMTSGPVVVQVLEGENAVAAYRTVMGATNPANADEGTIRKTFSESVGENTVHGSDSAENATIEIAQFFQDSDIVG, from the coding sequence ATGGCCACCGAGCGCACTTTCTCCATCCTGAAGCCCGACGCGACCAAGCGGAACCTCACCGGCGCCGTGAATGCCGTGATCGAGAAGGCGGGCCTGCGCATCGTCGGCCAGCGTCGCATCCAGATGACCCAGGCCCAGGCCGAAAAGTTCTACGAGATCCACAAGGAGCGCCCGTTCTTCGGCGAGCTCGTCTCCTTCATGACCTCGGGCCCCGTGGTCGTGCAGGTGCTCGAGGGCGAGAACGCCGTCGCCGCCTACCGCACCGTGATGGGCGCCACCAACCCGGCCAATGCCGACGAGGGCACCATCCGCAAGACCTTCTCCGAGTCGGTCGGCGAGAACACCGTGCACGGTTCGGACAGCGCCGAGAACGCGACGATCGAGATCGCGCAGTTCTTCCAGGATTCCGACATCGTCGGCTGA
- the yfcG_3 gene encoding Disulfide-bond oxidoreductase YfcG, which translates to MAAATQKPIDLHTWGTPNGWKIPIMLEECGLPYRVVPVNIGKGDQLAPDFLTISPNNKIPAIVDPDGPGGQPITVFESGAILQYLGRKTGCLYPTDERARVAVDEWLFWQVGGFGPMLGQMHHFRIHAEEKIPYAIERFSAESQRLYGVLDRRLADRDYIADTYSIADIAILTWAKHHEKQGIDLATLPNVRRWLDAVLARPAVKRGLAAI; encoded by the coding sequence ATGGCCGCCGCCACCCAGAAGCCCATCGACCTCCATACCTGGGGCACGCCCAATGGTTGGAAGATCCCCATCATGCTGGAGGAGTGCGGTCTGCCCTACCGGGTGGTGCCGGTGAATATCGGCAAGGGCGACCAGCTGGCGCCGGACTTCCTGACGATCTCGCCCAACAATAAGATCCCGGCCATCGTCGACCCGGACGGTCCGGGGGGCCAGCCCATTACGGTCTTCGAATCGGGGGCGATCCTGCAATATCTCGGGCGAAAGACCGGCTGCCTCTACCCCACCGACGAACGCGCCCGGGTGGCCGTGGACGAATGGCTGTTCTGGCAGGTCGGGGGCTTCGGACCGATGCTCGGCCAGATGCACCATTTCCGCATCCATGCGGAGGAGAAGATCCCCTACGCCATCGAACGGTTTTCGGCGGAATCCCAGCGTCTCTACGGCGTGCTCGACCGGCGCTTGGCGGATCGCGACTACATCGCCGACACGTATTCCATCGCCGACATCGCGATCCTGACCTGGGCCAAGCATCACGAGAAGCAGGGTATTGATCTGGCGACCCTGCCGAATGTCCGTCGCTGGCTCGACGCAGTCCTGGCGAGGCCCGCCGTGAAACGGGGCCTCGCCGCGATCTGA
- the aaeB gene encoding p-hydroxybenzoic acid efflux pump subunit AaeB, giving the protein MSGVSAGTRPSPADRALVLMERIVPVPSAWAFALRIWLAMVLALYAAFWLQLSGASSAAVCVAILAQPKRGQALSKALYRFLGTLAGGAMSILLIGAFGQDRVLLLISVATWLGLCVFVAHFLQDTRAYGAMLAGYTVAIVAVAHIDTPQAVFEAAIDRVAAITIGIVAITFINDALASPSTWRTLRKPLSEALSATRAFARETLSQADPGSERAAALIRQIAVMRADASAIGGELDDGARRAAGARSTIAALYAMAAASRAFTAAAAMPGSESEAVAEARRICLGLTDDGKPDADAASHRLGVLVDEAIQGGTSEPLEILVLQRGLDFARAASFAEDGLNALSTGCRPKRDVALPTHRDLPVALRGAARVGIAFGATALLLIAAGWPATSFSLVQVAATCSLSAIAPDSKAFARGVLIGMPVAALCAGIVLFGVLGGEQGFPLLAIAIAPVIFVACFLSLNPPTFGIGFIVLVFFMVLLSPSNPQTYDAQGFLTNAFLVTMAAGILFVAVRIVLPTSPAQRRAFALDSARDSVLDALAGDGGDATTRTSLNSDRLLQFSQWSSGSGAVRAASLDRAFDLARLESAAARAHAQLCRLPDDPALNDAARQARAGLEAADAGTLARSVRAFLRHGRSVSAPTRLDIARLVSDLVTAGGIMESQHRLLRRLGILRPA; this is encoded by the coding sequence GTGAGCGGGGTTTCCGCCGGAACACGCCCCTCCCCGGCCGACCGCGCGCTCGTGCTCATGGAGCGCATCGTCCCCGTGCCCTCCGCCTGGGCCTTCGCCCTGCGGATATGGCTCGCCATGGTGCTGGCCCTCTACGCCGCGTTCTGGCTTCAGCTCTCCGGCGCCTCGTCGGCCGCCGTCTGCGTGGCGATCCTGGCCCAGCCCAAACGCGGCCAGGCCCTGTCCAAGGCGCTGTACCGCTTTCTCGGCACCCTGGCGGGGGGCGCGATGTCGATCCTGCTGATCGGTGCTTTCGGGCAGGACCGGGTTCTTCTCCTAATCTCCGTGGCGACCTGGCTCGGCCTCTGCGTCTTCGTCGCCCATTTCCTGCAGGATACGCGGGCTTATGGCGCCATGCTTGCGGGCTACACCGTCGCCATCGTCGCCGTCGCCCATATCGACACGCCGCAGGCGGTCTTCGAGGCCGCCATCGACCGCGTCGCGGCGATCACCATCGGCATCGTCGCCATCACCTTCATCAACGACGCGCTGGCCTCGCCCAGCACGTGGCGCACCCTGCGCAAGCCGCTCTCGGAGGCCCTGTCGGCCACCCGGGCCTTCGCCCGCGAGACCCTGTCCCAGGCGGATCCCGGCTCGGAGCGGGCGGCGGCCCTGATCCGGCAGATCGCGGTGATGCGCGCCGATGCCAGCGCCATCGGCGGCGAACTCGACGACGGCGCCCGCCGGGCCGCCGGGGCGCGCAGCACCATCGCCGCGCTCTACGCCATGGCGGCGGCGAGTCGGGCCTTCACGGCCGCCGCCGCGATGCCGGGCAGCGAAAGTGAGGCCGTCGCCGAGGCACGCCGGATCTGCCTGGGCCTGACCGACGACGGAAAGCCCGATGCCGACGCGGCCTCGCATCGTCTCGGTGTCCTGGTGGATGAGGCGATCCAGGGTGGGACGAGCGAGCCCCTGGAGATCCTGGTACTGCAGCGCGGCCTCGATTTCGCGCGCGCCGCCTCCTTTGCCGAGGACGGATTGAACGCCCTCTCCACCGGCTGCCGACCGAAGCGCGATGTTGCCCTGCCGACGCATCGCGACCTCCCCGTGGCCCTTCGCGGCGCGGCACGGGTGGGAATCGCCTTTGGCGCCACCGCCCTCCTCCTCATCGCCGCCGGCTGGCCCGCCACGTCCTTCTCCCTGGTACAGGTGGCGGCGACCTGTTCGCTTTCGGCCATCGCGCCGGATTCGAAGGCCTTTGCCCGGGGCGTGCTCATCGGCATGCCTGTCGCGGCGCTCTGCGCCGGAATCGTGCTCTTCGGCGTGCTGGGGGGCGAGCAGGGATTCCCGCTCCTCGCCATCGCCATCGCGCCGGTGATCTTCGTGGCGTGCTTCCTCAGCCTGAACCCACCCACCTTCGGGATCGGCTTCATTGTGCTCGTGTTCTTCATGGTCCTCCTGTCGCCGTCGAACCCGCAGACCTACGACGCACAGGGCTTCCTCACGAATGCGTTCCTGGTGACGATGGCGGCTGGCATCCTGTTCGTCGCGGTGCGGATCGTGCTGCCGACCTCGCCCGCCCAGCGCCGCGCCTTCGCCCTCGATTCGGCCCGGGATTCGGTGCTGGACGCGCTAGCCGGCGATGGCGGCGACGCCACCACCCGCACCAGCCTCAACAGCGATCGGCTGCTGCAATTCTCGCAATGGAGTTCGGGCAGCGGCGCCGTCCGCGCGGCGAGCCTGGACCGTGCTTTCGACCTGGCCCGACTCGAATCCGCCGCCGCCCGCGCCCATGCCCAGCTGTGTCGCCTCCCCGACGATCCCGCCCTGAACGATGCCGCGAGGCAGGCGCGGGCGGGACTGGAGGCGGCGGACGCGGGCACGCTCGCCCGGTCCGTTCGCGCATTCCTCCGGCACGGCCGATCCGTGAGCGCCCCGACGCGGCTCGACATCGCCCGCCTCGTCAGCGACCTGGTGACGGCGGGCGGCATCATGGAGAGCCAGCACCGTCTCCTGCGCCGCCTCGGCATCCTGCGACCGGCCTGA
- the aaeA gene encoding p-hydroxybenzoic acid efflux pump subunit AaeA, producing the protein MADDDLSDARPSRERVPSLARRRRWRVVRLLATVLILACAGLAAALVWQFYVTAPWTRDGRVRVQVASVAPQVSGQITELRVTDNQNVAKGDVLYVIDPVDFDIAIATAQAELENREADLQVKRTQAARREALTTLSTSVEEKQQYAGTAKIAEAALASAKAQLHQARVNRGRTEVRSPVNGRVTNLLLRAGDYATAGTVNVAVIDTDSFWIDGYFEETKLAHIHVGDGAKAELLGYPALIDGRVESITLGISNANASPSTQGLPNVDPVYTWVRLAQRVPVRIRIERVPDGVTLVAGMNATVSVGEPGAHGGTFWKTLRDRFGGPSVSGQEHVPGAAAR; encoded by the coding sequence ATGGCCGACGACGATCTCTCCGATGCTCGCCCGTCCCGCGAGCGCGTGCCGTCCCTCGCGAGGCGCCGGCGTTGGCGCGTGGTGCGGCTCCTGGCGACCGTGCTGATCCTGGCCTGCGCCGGCCTGGCCGCCGCCCTGGTCTGGCAGTTCTACGTCACCGCGCCCTGGACCCGCGACGGGCGCGTGCGCGTGCAGGTGGCCAGCGTGGCGCCCCAGGTTTCCGGCCAGATCACCGAACTGCGCGTCACCGACAACCAGAACGTCGCCAAGGGCGATGTACTCTACGTCATCGATCCGGTGGATTTCGACATTGCCATCGCCACCGCCCAGGCCGAGCTGGAGAACCGCGAGGCCGACCTTCAGGTCAAGCGGACCCAGGCGGCCCGGCGCGAGGCCCTGACCACCCTCTCCACCTCGGTGGAGGAGAAACAGCAATATGCGGGCACCGCCAAGATCGCGGAGGCGGCGCTCGCCTCCGCGAAGGCGCAGCTGCATCAGGCGCGGGTCAACCGGGGGCGCACGGAAGTCCGTTCGCCGGTGAACGGGCGCGTCACCAACCTTCTCCTGCGCGCGGGCGACTACGCCACTGCCGGCACCGTCAACGTCGCGGTGATCGACACCGATTCGTTCTGGATCGACGGCTATTTCGAGGAGACGAAGCTGGCCCATATCCATGTGGGCGACGGGGCGAAGGCCGAACTCCTCGGCTACCCGGCCCTCATCGACGGCCGGGTCGAGAGCATCACCCTCGGCATCAGCAACGCCAACGCCTCGCCGAGCACGCAGGGCCTGCCCAATGTCGACCCGGTCTATACCTGGGTGCGCCTCGCCCAGCGCGTCCCCGTGCGCATCCGCATCGAGAGGGTTCCCGACGGCGTCACCCTGGTGGCCGGCATGAACGCCACCGTCTCCGTGGGCGAGCCCGGTGCCCATGGCGGTACGTTCTGGAAGACCCTGCGCGACCGTTTCGGTGGGCCATCCGTCTCCGGGCAGGAGCATGTTCCGGGGGCGGCGGCCCGCTGA